Sequence from the Periplaneta americana isolate PAMFEO1 chromosome 5, P.americana_PAMFEO1_priV1, whole genome shotgun sequence genome:
tcttgATGCGCCTGAAAGGCATTACTCACAAATTTCAGATTTCAATGACGTCAAGACTACATCATGAAGTATTATGTGCTTCAGCTGTCCCGTTCCGGAAGTAAATTTTCTAGTTTCGTCTCGTCACTATGGAGACCTGCGTGTCTCTTGAGTCTTTCCAATCGCGAAAAGCattttccacagacatcgcacTTGAACGGTCGTTCGCCTGTGTGAATGGCTGAATGCATTTTGAGACCCCCGGACTGAGTGAAACATTTCCCgcacacatcgcatttgaatggtcttTCGCCTGTATGCACGCGAGAGTGGCCAGTGAGATGGCCCGCTTCGGAGAAACATTTGCCACACACACCGcacttgaatggcttctcgcccgtGTGTGTGCGCATGTGATTACTGAGAATTATCTTCACGGAGTAACATTTTCCgcacacatcgcatttgaatggccctTCGCCTGTGTGTAGCAATGCGTGTTTTTTTAAACATCCAGGCTCTAAGAAACccttaccacaaacatcgcatttaaaAGGTCtctcgccggtgtgtcggaatgaATGGcgtttgagatttccatattccaagaaacactttccacagacgTCACATTTGAAACGCTTCTCGCCGGTGTGTATTAACTGATGCCTTTTCAGATGTCGCGCTTCCGTAAAAAACTTCCCACACACATCGCACTTGAAGGGAATCTCCCCAGAGTGTAGGCGAGCATGAATTTTGAGACTCCCAGATTGAGTAAAACATTTTCCACACTCTTCGCATTTGAATGGACTCTCGCCGGTGTGCGTGCGCGCATGCGTTTTGAGACCTCCAGATTGTGTGAAACACTTCCCACAAACATTGCACTGGAATGGCTTCTCACCTCTGTGTATACGTGCATGCCTTTTGAAATTCGCCGAGTGAAGGAAACACTTCCCACAAACCTCGCACTTGAATGACTTCCTGCCTGTGCGAGAGCT
This genomic interval carries:
- the LOC138700397 gene encoding zinc finger protein 665-like; the encoded protein is MNALKMEPGVEPLAIQTSDNVDVEEKKPSSEEGISLNLHTTWIKTECEDHSYDPTGDMQFEETARPYEFCTVKCEAEEEPCDLDTMKKEPKLEVMTEEIEGSHDGGLSSDCDSNAFDENIMLAQNSCEIQSCEMSDKSFAYNEFLRGEDKLKTESLSYRHSGSVRSDSSVSCGVSSQFLSSRTGRKSFKCEVCGKCFLHSANFKRHARIHRGEKPFQCNVCGKCFTQSGGLKTHARTHTGESPFKCEECGKCFTQSGSLKIHARLHSGEIPFKCDVCGKFFTEARHLKRHQLIHTGEKRFKCDVCGKCFLEYGNLKRHSFRHTGERPFKCDVCGKGFLEPGCLKKHALLHTGEGPFKCDVCGKCYSVKIILSNHMRTHTGEKPFKCGVCGKCFSEAGHLTGHSRVHTGERPFKCDVCGKCFTQSGGLKMHSAIHTGERPFKCDVCGKCFSRLERLKRHAGLHSDETKLENLLPERDS